Genomic window (Deltaproteobacteria bacterium):
AGGCGGTCCGGTTCGCCGAGTCGCACAGCCGCGAGCTGGTCGGGATGGATCGCCACAAAGTGCTGCAGCTCGTGAAAGAGCGCCTCGCCAAGGAGCGGGGATTCACCCTGTGAGCCGTGCCTCGGAAGGTCGGATCTCGGCACTCGCCCACCTCGCCCTGACCGCCATCAAGAAGGGGGACGAGGTGGCGGATCTGCGCGCCGACCGCCTCGTGCTGACCGAGATCAAGGCGGCCCTGACGGACTTCTTCAACGTCGACGACGCGGTCGACGCCAAGGTGCGCCGCAAGATCGCGAGCCTGTCCCGTCGCGTCCCCGAGGGGTCGGGAGAATGGGACGTCCTCTATCGCCAGTACCTCGAAGAAGAGAAGAGGAAGCTCGGCCGGTAGTCAAAAAACAGGCGCCGGCCCCCCGCCGCCGTTGACACGGCGCGGGTGATGCTTATGGTGCGCGCGGGTTTCATCCCGTCGCGCCAAAAACTCAGCATTTTCCACATAGAAGGGAAAGGAGACATCGATGAAGATTCGCCCACTTCAGGATCGGGTGATCGTGAAGCGCATCGCCGAGGAGGAAAAGACCAAAGGCGGCATCATCATCCCCGATACGGCGAAGGAGAAGCCCC
Coding sequences:
- a CDS encoding DUF507 family protein — encoded protein: MSRASEGRISALAHLALTAIKKGDEVADLRADRLVLTEIKAALTDFFNVDDAVDAKVRRKIASLSRRVPEGSGEWDVLYRQYLEEEKRKLGR
- a CDS encoding co-chaperone GroES — encoded protein: MKIRPLQDRVIVKRIAEEEKTKGGIIIPDTAKEKP